In the Topomyia yanbarensis strain Yona2022 chromosome 3, ASM3024719v1, whole genome shotgun sequence genome, one interval contains:
- the LOC131692027 gene encoding proteasome subunit beta type-5, which produces MALADVCGFSKGNLFAGTQIGDHLFKRDIALSSQNLQNSFALAVPPFQDPAENLAKLSAHGKSSGIKMEFDHGTTTLGFRFQGGVILAVDSRATGGQFIGSQTMKKIVEINDYLLGTLAGGAADCVYWDRVLAKECRIYELRNKERISVAAASKIMSNIVYYYKGMGLSMGMMLAGYDKRGPQLYYIDSEGTRTPGKVFSVGSGSIYAYGVLDSGYRWDLPDEEAQDLGRRAIYHATHRDAYSGGIVRVYHIKPTGWVNISNQDCMDLHFKYQEEKQQKFGS; this is translated from the exons ATGGCTCTAGCAGACGTTTGCGGATTTTCCAAGGGTAACTTATTTGCTGGCACACAGATTGGTGATCATCTCTTCAAAAGGGACATCGCTTTGAGCAGCCAAAATTTGCAGAATAGTTTTGCGTTAGCGGTTCCTCCGTTCCAAGAT CCGGCAGAGAACTTAGCCAAACTATCGGCTCATGGCAAATCGAGTGGAATCAAGATGGAATTTGATCACGGTACCACTACGCTCGGATTTCGATTCCAAGGTGGCGTTATTCTGGCAGTGGATTCTCGTGCCACTGGTGGTCAGTTCATCGGTTCACAGACGATGAAGAAGATCGTGGAGATCAATGATTACTTGTTAGGTACTTTAGCCGGTGGTGCTGCCGATTGTGTCTACTGGGATCGGGTACTGGCTAAAGAATGCCGAATATATGAGTTGCGGAACAAAGAACGAATTTCGGTGGCGGCTGCCAGTAAAATCATGTCCAACATTGTGTACTACTACAAAGGAATGGGACTGAGCATGGGTATGATGTTAGCTGGTTATGATAAACGG GGTCCCCAGTTGTACTACATCGACTCAGAAGGAACACGTACACCTGGTAAGGTGTTTTCTGTGGGCAGTGGCTCCATCTATGCTTATGGTGTTCTTGACTCCGGTTATCGATGGGACTTACCTGATGAAGAAGCACAGGATCTAGGTCGACGCGCTATCTATCATGCCACACATCGCGATGCATATTCCGGAGGAATTGTGCGAGTTTATCATATTAAGCCCACCGGATGGGTGAATATTTCCAACCAAGACTGTATGGATCTGCACTTTAAGTATCAGGAAGAGAAGCAGCAGAAGTTTGGTTCATAA